Below is a window of Mycoplasmopsis anatis DNA.
TATTTTTTCACAAATTTGTTCTCAAACTCCTTTATTTTCACTGTTCATATTTCAAAGTTTTAATTTATATCCTTGTTTATCTAAACAAATCAGAAGATAACAACACAGTGCAAAAACATTAGTAAATGGAACGTATTCTCCATTTACCTCTAACATATGAATGGTAATTTTATTATTATTTATTCCTATTTCTTTAATTGCGTTTAATAGATTATTTTTAATACTATCATTCGATTTTATGTTTAACTTATTTACATTAAAAATATAATTATTTAAAAAATTAATGATACCATAACAATCAACAAATACTGAATCATTTTCTCAAGGTAAAGATCTTTTTACCCGCTCACTAATGTCTATAAAGTTATTTACAGACTCTATTGGTTTGTTTTTTACTCCAATTTCTTTAAAATAATCATCAAAATAGCAATTAATATTGCTAGTTCCAAATTTTTTAATATTTTCCTTTCTTTCATTAAACATACTTTCTATGTTTGGCAATTCACTAAATTTATTTCTAAGCAATTCATATCTTACATCTACAAAGATATCTCTAACCTTATATAAAATTTCTTCTATATTGTTTATTGTTTTCATAACCTAATTATATTAATATTAACTATATTCTTTATTAAATTCTTGTATTAAATGGAAATGTGAAAATTGTAAATACTCAAAAATCATTTTTCTTAAGAAGTTATTTATAGTTCTAATCAAAATTAAACATTAAGAATTTATAATACAAAACTAATCAATATTAACACCATTTTGGTGTTTTTTATTTGTCTCAATCAAATAATAAAAATCCTGTTTAACAAGAGCTATTGAAGAATTTTACTTTTGTTATTAAAAAATCATAATTATAAGTATTCATTCGCTCATTTCCTTTTTTATTCTCCCAATTATGTCGCATTTTAGGTGAATGTTAAGCTTTTTAGCTGATTGAATCATTCTATTTTTGTGCTTTATATAATAAAAATAACACACAATTATTGTTTATCTTTGTTTTAATTGTGCTAACTTTTAGATTTTTATAGCACAATTAAAACATATTAAATCTATTTGTGTTTAATTCTATTTTGATAAATAGTACTAATCCTGAAACAGAACTTAAATGAGAAAATATGCTACCAATTCTACGCGAACAATATAAAACTTAAATAATTAAATGTTTTAGGAAAGTTTTTTATCCTAAAAAATTAATAGAAAACTAACATACAATATAATAAATCTAAAAATAAAAAAATAATTTTTAACATTTAATAGTAATTGAAGTAATCTTTTTGTTTTATCTTAATAAAAAATAAAATTGTGAAACAAAACTGAAAATAATTATAATTAAGGTTCATTAATCTATAATTTAAGATGATATGAAACTGGATAAAAAAACTGTGAAAGAGTTAGAACTAAATTCTTTGCTTACAATTTTCTTTAACTTGAATAAAGTCACAAACAAAATCTATAGTGTAAATTCAACCTTTAGACAGTCCAAACACTCGAATGATAATATCTGTAGTTTTATTAACACCATAGAAAAATCTATTGTATATTGAACTAAATTAGAATTTAAGAGTATAAGTGATTCTACAAATTACATTTATGAATTTGATTCTGATTTAAAATTAGATGAACTATTAGATCTAATTTATAGTGAAATACAACTTAAAAAAATAAAAATTAGTCAAGAAGAATTTGAACGCAAAATCATAATATCATTGTTTGCTTTTCGTGGTAGTGCAGATTTTAAACTTAATTTTTATTCTGTTGATGTGCCTAAAATACTAAATAATGAAAAATATTTTAATTTGCTATTTTTATTACTAACTAATATAAGTCAATTAAATTTACTAAATTTAAATTTTAGAGAATTACAAAATGATTATATAGAGAAAAATAAGAAAAGAAATACACAAATAAGAATTAATTTAAAATGATTTTTTGATAATTTTTCTGAAAATTTAAG
It encodes the following:
- a CDS encoding HNH endonuclease signature motif containing protein, translating into MKLDKKTVKELELNSLLTIFFNLNKVTNKIYSVNSTFRQSKHSNDNICSFINTIEKSIVYWTKLEFKSISDSTNYIYEFDSDLKLDELLDLIYSEIQLKKIKISQEEFERKIIISLFAFRGSADFKLNFYSVDVPKILNNEKYFNLLFLLLTNISQLNLLNLNFRELQNDYIEKNKKRNTQIRINLKWFFDNFSENLRMINIYKYNILIKNKNLIKDKNIDNFLSFGFIERLLIYKDKILPDKHSENLNESNIKIYREALKFDEEDKDGIVKRNTNLIKVVRETLPDICYACNDLYPIENRTFKFRNKDMWYLEIHHVISFSKDSSSDQIDNLVKLCPSCHKALTKNRAEQEYQLKLINNIVRNANFIKEYVSILAKTNNVDKIVEFIYKSLA